In the Egibacteraceae bacterium genome, one interval contains:
- the rpsP gene encoding 30S ribosomal protein S16 translates to MAVKIRLRREGKKKQPYYRVVVADVRAPRDGRFIDDIGYYQPLHEPSTISIDRERALKWLRNGAQPTDAVVNLLRIEGIWEEFRPGDPGKDRSAKRDALAAKAAERENEARRRAEAAARERAEAEASAAAEATPTDPDEATVAQAREEVTQPDPLPAEDAGALPPEEGGQAPEPSSAEGATTEEEQP, encoded by the coding sequence ATGGCCGTGAAGATCCGCCTGCGTCGTGAGGGCAAGAAGAAGCAGCCGTACTACCGGGTGGTCGTGGCCGACGTCCGTGCACCGCGGGACGGCCGGTTCATCGACGACATCGGCTACTACCAGCCCCTCCACGAGCCCTCCACCATCTCCATCGACCGTGAACGCGCCCTGAAATGGCTGCGCAACGGGGCCCAACCCACTGACGCGGTCGTGAACCTCCTGCGCATCGAGGGCATCTGGGAGGAGTTTCGCCCCGGCGACCCCGGCAAGGACCGCAGCGCGAAGCGGGACGCGCTTGCCGCGAAGGCGGCCGAGCGCGAGAACGAGGCCCGACGGCGGGCGGAAGCCGCCGCCCGCGAGCGCGCGGAGGCCGAGGCGTCAGCCGCGGCGGAGGCGACGCCCACCGACCCCGACGAGGCCACCGTCGCCCAGGCCCGGGAGGAAGTCACCCAACCAGACCCCCTGCCGGCGGAGGACGCTGGCGCGCTGCCCCCCGAGGAGGGCGGGCAGGCCCCGGAGCCGTCGTCTGCGGAGGGCGCGACCACTGAGGAGGAGCAGCCGTGA
- a CDS encoding KH domain-containing protein — MTTEVLEYLARSLVDHPDDVSVTEAEDEDGELVLELRVHPDDMGKVIGKRGRTAKAIRTMVKAAGTREGTQAIVEIVE; from the coding sequence ATGACCACCGAGGTCCTCGAGTATCTCGCCCGGTCGCTGGTCGACCACCCCGACGACGTGTCGGTCACGGAAGCCGAGGACGAGGACGGCGAGCTCGTCCTCGAGCTGCGCGTGCACCCCGACGACATGGGCAAGGTCATCGGCAAGCGCGGCCGCACCGCGAAGGCCATCCGCACGATGGTGAAGGCGGCCGGCACCCGCGAGGGCACCCAGGCCATCGTCGAGATCGTCGAATAG
- a CDS encoding metallopeptidase family protein, with product MELISEERFSELVDAALDSVPDALWEQFNNVAVVVEDRNDAEPDLLGIYEGVPLTERGDYAGVLPDRIAIYRMPLCAMCRDEEELVEEVRITVVHELAHHMGIDDDALHDLGWA from the coding sequence ATGGAGCTCATTTCCGAGGAGCGCTTCTCCGAGCTCGTCGACGCAGCCCTCGACTCCGTGCCCGACGCGCTGTGGGAGCAGTTCAACAACGTTGCGGTGGTCGTGGAAGACCGCAACGACGCCGAGCCCGACCTCCTCGGTATCTACGAGGGTGTGCCGCTCACCGAGCGCGGCGACTACGCGGGGGTGCTGCCGGACCGCATCGCCATCTACCGCATGCCCCTGTGCGCGATGTGCCGCGACGAGGAGGAGCTTGTCGAGGAGGTCCGCATCACCGTGGTGCACGAGCTCGCCCACCACATGGGCATCGACGACGACGCCTTGCACGACCTCGGCTGGGCGTAG
- a CDS encoding calcium/sodium antiporter produces the protein MLDVLLLIGGLGLLTVAADRFVIGAARLSTALRISPVIVGAIVIGFGTSTPEFLVTVLATLRGSQDLAFGNIVGSNTANVLLVLGAAGVARPLMIGAATLRRELPLMLLAVLLLAAVSADGRVSALDAAVLLAAAAAAIAIIVVVGLRDREAAKSLAAEVAGYSGQAPPSVPRSALLAVVGLLGTLLGAQMLVSGAVGIARALRVSEAVIGLTIVAVGTSLPELVTAIAAARRDESDLVVGNILGSNLFNSLPVAGVAGALATTTLGRTFLLSLGIMVVACGLAAVLLRSGRRLVRGEAALLLVGFVAATIAVAFF, from the coding sequence GTGCTCGACGTCCTCCTCCTGATCGGCGGCCTCGGGCTGTTGACGGTCGCCGCCGACCGATTCGTCATCGGTGCGGCGCGGCTGTCGACCGCCCTGCGCATCTCGCCCGTGATCGTCGGCGCCATCGTCATCGGCTTCGGCACGAGCACGCCGGAGTTCCTCGTCACCGTGCTGGCCACCCTGCGGGGGTCGCAGGACCTCGCCTTCGGCAACATCGTCGGGTCGAACACCGCGAACGTCCTGCTCGTGCTCGGAGCGGCGGGGGTCGCCCGGCCGCTCATGATCGGGGCCGCGACGCTGCGACGGGAGCTGCCCCTCATGCTCCTGGCGGTGCTGCTGCTCGCGGCAGTCTCCGCCGACGGGAGGGTGAGCGCCCTGGATGCTGCGGTGCTGCTAGCCGCGGCCGCTGCCGCCATCGCCATCATCGTGGTCGTCGGCCTGCGCGACCGGGAGGCGGCGAAGTCCCTCGCGGCGGAGGTCGCCGGGTACTCCGGGCAGGCTCCGCCGAGCGTGCCGCGCTCGGCCCTGCTCGCCGTCGTCGGGCTGCTCGGGACCCTGCTTGGCGCACAGATGCTCGTGAGCGGCGCCGTCGGCATCGCCCGCGCGCTGCGGGTCAGCGAGGCCGTCATCGGTCTCACGATCGTCGCCGTCGGCACGAGCCTGCCGGAGCTCGTGACGGCAATCGCCGCCGCGCGCCGCGACGAGTCCGACCTCGTCGTCGGCAACATCCTCGGCAGCAACCTGTTCAACTCCCTGCCGGTGGCGGGCGTCGCCGGCGCCCTCGCCACGACAACGCTCGGGCGCACCTTCCTCCTGAGCCTCGGGATCATGGTCGTCGCCTGCGGCCTTGCGGCGGTCCTTCTGCGCAGCGGCCGGCGGTTGGTCCGCGGCGAAGCCGCCCTCCTGCTCGTGGGGTTCGTCGCCGCCACGATCGCAGTCGCCTTCTTCTGA